One region of Streptomyces leeuwenhoekii genomic DNA includes:
- a CDS encoding LLM class flavin-dependent oxidoreductase — protein sequence MPVEFLGIAATNDGSETTPRSGAAFDKEYTLRLARAHEDHGWDRVLFAYGSGSPDPAPAAAYVASRLDRLQILLAHRPNVSYPTFAAKTFATLDQISEGRLTVHFITGGNDHEQGREGDTLTKDERYARTREYIRIVKKIWTTHEPFDHEGEHYRFHDFVSDVFPVQRPRPGVSFGGSSPAAYAAGGAEADIYCLWGEPLARTAEQIEAVKAAARAAGRSDVPRIQVAFRPIIAPTEELAWEKAHRTVGAIRERSAAGLVRHHRTGAPENTGSQRLIAIAEAGERYDRALWTPTAAATGGAGNSNALVGTPETVAQALLDYYDLGVDILSARGYDLLDDAIDFGRYVIPLVREEVAKRDAERAARGAGVLAAVRG from the coding sequence ATGCCTGTGGAGTTCCTCGGCATCGCCGCCACCAACGACGGCTCGGAAACCACTCCGCGCTCCGGCGCCGCCTTCGACAAGGAGTACACCCTCCGGCTCGCCCGGGCCCACGAGGACCACGGCTGGGACCGGGTCCTGTTCGCCTACGGCTCCGGATCCCCCGATCCCGCGCCCGCCGCCGCGTACGTCGCGAGCAGGCTCGACCGTCTGCAGATCCTGCTCGCCCACCGGCCCAACGTCTCCTATCCCACCTTCGCCGCCAAGACCTTCGCCACCCTGGACCAGATCAGCGAGGGCCGGCTGACCGTGCACTTCATCACCGGCGGCAACGACCACGAGCAGGGCCGCGAGGGCGACACCCTCACCAAGGACGAGCGCTACGCCCGCACCCGTGAGTACATCCGGATCGTCAAGAAGATCTGGACCACCCACGAGCCCTTCGACCACGAGGGCGAGCACTACCGCTTCCACGACTTCGTCAGCGACGTCTTCCCCGTCCAGCGGCCCCGCCCGGGAGTCTCGTTCGGCGGTTCGTCCCCCGCCGCGTACGCCGCGGGAGGTGCCGAGGCCGACATCTACTGCCTCTGGGGCGAGCCCCTGGCCAGGACCGCCGAGCAGATCGAGGCGGTCAAGGCCGCCGCGCGGGCCGCCGGGCGAAGCGACGTGCCGCGCATCCAGGTCGCCTTCCGCCCGATCATCGCCCCGACCGAGGAACTGGCCTGGGAGAAGGCCCACCGCACGGTCGGCGCCATCCGCGAACGGAGCGCGGCGGGCCTGGTGCGGCACCACCGGACCGGGGCGCCCGAGAACACCGGCTCGCAGCGGCTGATCGCCATCGCCGAGGCGGGCGAGCGCTACGACCGCGCCCTGTGGACCCCCACCGCCGCCGCCACCGGAGGCGCCGGCAACTCCAACGCCCTGGTCGGCACCCCCGAGACGGTCGCCCAGGCACTGCTGGACTACTACGACCTCGGCGTCGACATCCTCTCCGCCCGCGGCTACGACCTGCTCGACGACGCGATCGACTTCGGCCGGTACGTGATCCCGCTCGTGCGCGAGGAGGTCGCCAAGCGCGACGCCGAGCGCGCGGCCCGCGGCGCCGGGGTCCTCGCGGCGGTGCGGGGATGA